A single genomic interval of Lathyrus oleraceus cultivar Zhongwan6 chromosome 7, CAAS_Psat_ZW6_1.0, whole genome shotgun sequence harbors:
- the LOC127106237 gene encoding protein MKS1, translated as MNLPEFPSCGTLTPSPKKELQIQGTRPPPLRVSKESHTIRKPPLPPAAHHHPPAGASQHRQPLIIYSVSPKVLHVTENDFMDVVQRLTGPSTGDEAYQQSGAVSPAARLASIERTSPTERDRAQNVDDDLTWLLEGVEMGQFPGILSPAPATLPPISQGFFSPMNEPQTTPFWHDMSPFWYGSSFVGSPSGLLSAAVVSPLPSPDLFSIFD; from the coding sequence atgAACCTACCGGAATTTCCCTCCTGCGGAACCTTAACACCGTCTCCAAAGAAAGAGCTACAAATACAAGGCACACGTCCGCCGCCTCTCAGAGTCAGCAAAGAATCTCACACAATCCGGAAACCTCCGCTTCCTCCGGCGGCTCATCACCATCCTCCTGCAGGAGCCTCACAGCACCGACAACCTCTCATCATCTACTCCGTTTCTCCGAAAGTCCTCCATGTTACAGAAAACGACTTCATGGACGTTGTCCAGCGTCTCACCGGACCTTCCACAGGCGATGAAGCTTATCAACAATCAGGAGCGGTTTCACCGGCGGCGAGGCTTGCGTCTATCGAAAGAACGAGTCCGACGGAGAGAGACAGGGCTCAAAACGTAGACGACGACTTGACGTGGTTACTAGAAGGAGTTGAAATGGGACAGTTCCCTGGGATATTATCTCCGGCACCTGCGACTTTACCGCCGATATCGCAGGGTTTTTTTTCACCTATGAACGAACCAcaaacgacgccgttttggcaTGATATGAGTCCGTTTTGGTATGGTAGTAGCTTCGTTGGGAGTCCGTCGGGTTTACTTTCCGCCGCCGTGGTATCTCCGTTGCCATCGCCAGATCTGTTTAGTATATTCGactaa